The proteins below are encoded in one region of Limnochorda pilosa:
- a CDS encoding phage NrS-1 polymerase family protein: MAAELTRPTPLPVRAEGIPQELQERPQWVLWRYGLIESGKWTKVPYQLSGSKAKSDSPSTWTTFDRVLEGYESGEWDGIGFVVTDGDPYVGIDIDHCLEQSPGGELILSPLAQDIVERLNSYTEITPSGEGLRVYVRGKLPEGRNKDSSLGLEAYETKRFFVVTGHRLDLAPAEIVDRDLTWLRDEYLGAESPPAVDVTAHSDEPLTEDDRRLIERAATVKNGEKFRTLWEGGWEGEDWGSHSEADLALCSILAYWTDDDPERIDRLFRHSGLMRPKWDERHGEHTYGEMTIGKALSGADDGVEGARKVALSLAERAKTDPGAAFEPDTLGALALLAQEDPAEWQRTRGNLRGKVNLRDLDAEVGKARRELEAQRRRASLHVVGAGDRDDTVGQHCPGAPVPNQPLRVGSYIVTNETVIRETEDGHVPVIATVVQLVQVNERLDDDGVSYRLAWLDRGRWVQRDVPGSVLFDHTKIRALADMGFPVDSLNAKVVVGYLAALRDRMELPRQRVAGRMGWAPGNMMTTHEIAGETSRWEKRWFGPRT; encoded by the coding sequence ATGGCAGCGGAACTTACCAGGCCAACCCCGCTCCCGGTGCGTGCCGAGGGGATCCCCCAGGAGCTGCAGGAGCGGCCGCAATGGGTACTTTGGCGTTACGGTTTGATTGAGAGTGGCAAGTGGACCAAGGTCCCGTATCAGCTATCCGGGTCGAAGGCGAAATCGGATTCCCCGTCCACCTGGACTACCTTTGATCGGGTTTTGGAGGGGTATGAGTCCGGCGAGTGGGACGGCATCGGCTTCGTCGTCACGGATGGCGACCCTTACGTCGGGATCGATATCGACCACTGCCTGGAGCAGAGCCCCGGGGGCGAGCTGATCCTCTCCCCGCTCGCCCAGGACATCGTTGAACGCCTCAACAGCTACACGGAGATTACCCCGTCGGGCGAGGGCCTCCGCGTTTACGTTCGCGGCAAGCTGCCCGAGGGCAGGAACAAGGACTCCAGCCTGGGGCTTGAGGCGTACGAGACCAAGCGATTCTTTGTCGTCACCGGGCACCGCCTCGATCTGGCGCCTGCTGAGATCGTCGACCGGGACCTGACGTGGCTCCGGGACGAGTACCTGGGGGCCGAGTCCCCCCCGGCCGTCGACGTGACTGCCCACTCCGATGAGCCCCTCACCGAGGACGACCGCCGCCTCATCGAGCGAGCGGCCACGGTGAAGAACGGCGAGAAGTTCAGGACGCTTTGGGAGGGTGGCTGGGAGGGGGAGGACTGGGGTAGCCATTCCGAGGCCGACCTCGCTCTCTGCTCGATCCTGGCCTACTGGACCGACGACGATCCCGAGCGCATCGATCGTTTGTTCCGCCATTCGGGGTTGATGCGGCCAAAATGGGATGAGAGGCATGGGGAGCACACCTACGGAGAGATGACCATCGGCAAGGCCCTGAGCGGGGCAGACGACGGCGTCGAGGGGGCCAGGAAGGTCGCGCTCTCTCTGGCCGAGCGCGCCAAGACTGACCCAGGAGCGGCCTTCGAGCCCGACACGTTGGGGGCGCTGGCGCTGCTGGCGCAGGAGGACCCCGCCGAATGGCAGCGGACCCGCGGGAACCTCCGGGGCAAGGTGAACCTCCGGGACCTCGATGCCGAGGTGGGTAAGGCCCGGCGGGAGCTGGAGGCCCAGAGGCGCCGGGCTAGCCTGCACGTCGTTGGGGCAGGTGACCGGGACGACACGGTTGGGCAGCACTGTCCCGGCGCCCCCGTGCCGAACCAGCCCCTCCGGGTGGGCTCGTACATCGTCACCAACGAGACGGTGATCCGGGAGACCGAAGATGGCCACGTCCCCGTGATTGCCACGGTGGTGCAACTCGTGCAGGTGAACGAGCGGCTGGATGATGACGGGGTGAGCTACCGCCTCGCCTGGCTCGACCGGGGCCGGTGGGTCCAGAGAGACGTGCCGGGGTCGGTGCTCTTCGACCACACGAAGATTCGGGCCCTGGCGGACATGGGGTTCCCCGTGGACTCCCTCAACGCCAAGGTGGTCGTGGGGTACCTTGCTGCCCTGAGGGACCGGATGGAGCTGCCAAGGCAGCGGGTAGCCGGACGCATGGGGTGGGCCCCGGGCAACATGATGACCACACATGAGATTGCGGGGGAGACAAGTAGATGGGAGAAACGGTGGTTTGGTCCGAGAACCTGA
- a CDS encoding DUF927 domain-containing protein → MGETVVWSENLTAEERAIRDSFMPRGSYEVQRDALVEAFHKWPRLGWEAGSAAGTWFIMPLLQRGKLDIHGWVVEHPHERAGIGKSTAMEAVASIWGDPTVGRLIRSWNGTLNYLESQMAFLHDLPLFLEELQGTKSTARIDERSAAELTAFIHALALGRGRGRLNRDATMRITSEYNVIAFVAAERSILDYARTTEGVRDRVLTIKPPLGTEKTLEAARENDRLREIVHQHYGHMGDRTKPVIYDLVVRRPDEMVKRYDTMCAVLTTMARVGAEQAGRAARLAKRVAVGWLGLVAMLEACAVEDARDLARTCTLMAWRDIVEGIPAADNVRDQGLDIVREYVAAHQAQVAGFEPVASEGYHDRVTYRIPSEYVGGKAVVDGVECIAVFPEALARFLESRGMSLDTLRRAWNEAGMIVTDASGRTSRTVRLRRRDGESLGSPRCIVFRQADLLGDEHGE, encoded by the coding sequence ATGGGAGAAACGGTGGTTTGGTCCGAGAACCTGACGGCCGAAGAGCGGGCTATCAGGGATTCCTTCATGCCCCGGGGGAGCTACGAGGTGCAGCGTGATGCGCTGGTGGAGGCATTCCACAAGTGGCCCCGGCTGGGGTGGGAGGCCGGGAGCGCTGCGGGGACCTGGTTCATCATGCCTCTACTGCAGCGGGGCAAGCTTGATATCCATGGCTGGGTGGTCGAGCACCCACACGAGCGGGCGGGGATCGGCAAGAGTACGGCGATGGAGGCCGTCGCGTCGATCTGGGGCGACCCCACCGTCGGGCGGCTCATCAGGTCGTGGAACGGGACGCTTAACTACCTGGAGAGCCAGATGGCTTTCCTGCATGACCTCCCGCTGTTCCTGGAAGAACTGCAGGGCACAAAGAGCACGGCCCGCATCGATGAGCGGTCAGCCGCTGAGCTGACGGCCTTCATCCACGCCCTGGCCCTCGGCAGGGGCCGGGGGCGACTGAACCGGGACGCAACAATGAGGATCACATCCGAGTACAACGTCATCGCATTCGTCGCTGCGGAGAGGTCCATTCTGGACTACGCTCGAACGACCGAGGGGGTCAGAGACCGGGTGCTCACGATCAAGCCGCCGCTCGGGACGGAGAAGACCCTGGAGGCCGCGAGGGAGAACGACCGGCTGCGGGAGATCGTCCATCAGCATTACGGGCACATGGGCGACCGGACGAAGCCAGTAATCTACGACCTGGTGGTCCGGCGCCCGGACGAGATGGTGAAGCGCTACGACACGATGTGCGCGGTGCTCACCACGATGGCGAGGGTAGGCGCTGAGCAGGCGGGCAGGGCAGCTCGCCTCGCCAAGCGGGTGGCCGTCGGGTGGCTCGGGCTCGTGGCAATGCTCGAGGCTTGCGCGGTCGAGGACGCCAGGGACCTCGCCCGGACCTGCACGCTCATGGCCTGGCGCGATATCGTCGAGGGCATCCCCGCTGCCGATAACGTCCGGGACCAGGGGCTCGACATCGTGAGGGAGTACGTCGCAGCCCACCAGGCGCAGGTGGCTGGATTCGAGCCCGTAGCCAGCGAGGGCTACCACGACAGGGTCACCTACCGGATCCCCAGCGAGTACGTTGGCGGCAAGGCCGTGGTGGACGGTGTGGAGTGCATCGCCGTTTTTCCCGAGGCGCTTGCCAGGTTCCTCGAGAGCCGGGGCATGTCCCTGGACACACTCAGGAGGGCGTGGAACGAAGCCGGGATGATCGTCACAGACGCAAGCGGCAGGACGTCACGGACCGTGCGCCTGAGGCGCCGCGACGGCGAGAGCCTAGGGTCCCCGCGCTGCATCGTCTTCCGTCAAGCCGACCTGCTCGGCGATGAGCACGGCGAGTGA
- a CDS encoding PIN domain-containing protein, which produces MKYLLLDTNVFVACTRMRIGHHDAGLLGRLRQALEAGAARLLLPEIVVREYWREEAQTFQDARRDKNDVLKAIGDLYSRRKPPQALIELIENEMTALEQNRKAAHEVISEIFQAPYTVKVPLTPAIVFAAFQRTADGRRPANPDVNYLLDADAVIVESVAAYHRDHGDLELVLCTEDADYFEGDALHPEIAQDLAPGTRIYNSLADVVRQELDTTVSREQEEAYLKGSLRVSYAVGQPSLLTDMFTALARMRQAQEQLSKQIVGAQGMRLDALGSTARSIGKALEGYNSMVRLLGQRLAEYHQTARMVGAGVVRAAEIARTATDHMGPALQGIVSAQDFVAPFLRTAAEIQRITSSVERLKPPEEWLEEEAAEPEPPRYRPPFHPQEVEEMGFEGFVKVRRFQRFDHIPPGPGAYVVLRESAFPPEFLPTSPAGRPNGKDPTLPVERLEKLWVEGTYLLYIGESKNLPGRVKNLVRFAQGRPAPHWKGRAVWQLKDHADLLVAWMHDEVYHTVPYRDVLQAFREAYGQLPFGNQRVD; this is translated from the coding sequence TTGAAGTACCTCCTATTGGACACCAACGTCTTCGTGGCCTGCACCAGGATGCGCATTGGCCATCACGATGCTGGGCTGCTGGGCCGGCTCCGGCAGGCTCTCGAAGCAGGGGCTGCCCGCCTGCTGCTCCCGGAGATTGTGGTAAGGGAGTACTGGCGGGAAGAAGCACAGACCTTCCAGGACGCACGGCGTGACAAAAACGACGTACTGAAGGCGATCGGGGACCTCTACTCCCGACGCAAGCCTCCCCAGGCCCTCATCGAGCTGATCGAGAACGAGATGACGGCTCTGGAGCAAAACCGCAAAGCCGCCCACGAGGTCATCAGCGAGATCTTCCAGGCGCCTTATACCGTGAAGGTCCCCCTGACGCCCGCGATCGTATTTGCTGCCTTCCAGCGGACTGCGGATGGGCGAAGGCCCGCCAACCCAGACGTGAACTACCTGCTTGATGCCGACGCCGTGATCGTCGAGAGCGTTGCGGCCTATCACAGGGATCACGGAGACCTTGAGCTAGTCTTGTGCACAGAGGACGCTGATTACTTTGAAGGCGACGCCCTGCATCCAGAAATCGCCCAGGACCTGGCCCCGGGGACACGCATCTACAACAGCTTGGCGGACGTAGTCAGGCAGGAGCTAGACACCACGGTGTCCCGGGAGCAGGAGGAGGCTTACCTTAAGGGCTCTCTACGTGTGTCCTATGCCGTCGGCCAGCCTTCCCTGCTCACGGACATGTTCACAGCACTCGCCCGCATGCGCCAGGCTCAGGAGCAACTCAGCAAGCAAATCGTAGGCGCCCAGGGGATGAGGCTCGATGCGCTCGGCAGCACCGCCCGGTCCATTGGCAAGGCGCTCGAGGGGTATAACAGCATGGTGCGCCTCCTTGGACAGCGGCTGGCCGAGTACCATCAGACCGCCCGGATGGTCGGGGCGGGAGTGGTCAGGGCCGCCGAGATCGCTCGCACCGCGACAGATCACATGGGTCCCGCCTTACAGGGGATAGTGTCAGCCCAAGACTTTGTGGCACCTTTCCTGAGGACCGCGGCGGAGATTCAGCGGATCACTTCGTCGGTGGAGAGGCTTAAACCTCCGGAGGAATGGCTCGAGGAGGAAGCTGCGGAACCAGAGCCACCCAGGTACCGCCCGCCCTTTCACCCGCAAGAGGTCGAGGAGATGGGTTTCGAAGGCTTTGTGAAGGTTCGCCGGTTCCAGCGATTTGACCACATCCCCCCGGGGCCAGGGGCATACGTCGTGCTAAGAGAGTCGGCCTTTCCACCTGAATTCCTCCCGACAAGCCCCGCTGGACGGCCCAACGGAAAGGACCCCACCCTTCCGGTCGAGCGGCTTGAGAAGCTGTGGGTCGAGGGGACGTACTTGCTATACATCGGAGAAAGCAAGAACCTTCCAGGGCGGGTCAAGAACCTCGTCCGCTTCGCTCAGGGGCGGCCGGCGCCTCACTGGAAGGGGAGAGCGGTCTGGCAGCTCAAGGATCACGCCGACCTGCTGGTAGCGTGGATGCACGATGAAGTCTACCATACAGTGCCGTACCGGGATGTTCTTCAAGCTTTCCGGGAAGCGTACGGCCAGCTGCCGTTCGGGAACCAGCGCGTGGACTAG
- a CDS encoding DoxX family membrane protein, producing the protein MQAIKRILFTLLRVYVGYTWLEAGLHKAGDPNWFGANAGVAISGFFKGVLAKASGDHPAVQGWYASFIDNVAVPNATFFSYLIVLGEILVGIALIVGVFTAFAALMGAVMNLNFLLAGSTSSNPVLFTLEILILWAGVAAGYYGLDYFVRPLLQPYWQRLKDRLGASTQAAA; encoded by the coding sequence ATGCAGGCGATCAAGCGGATTCTCTTCACGCTCCTGCGGGTCTACGTGGGCTACACGTGGCTCGAGGCCGGGCTTCACAAGGCCGGTGACCCCAACTGGTTCGGGGCCAACGCCGGCGTGGCCATCAGCGGCTTTTTCAAGGGGGTTCTGGCCAAGGCCAGTGGAGACCACCCGGCGGTGCAGGGCTGGTACGCATCGTTCATCGACAACGTCGCCGTGCCCAACGCCACGTTCTTCAGCTACCTGATCGTGCTTGGCGAGATCCTGGTGGGCATCGCACTCATTGTGGGCGTCTTTACCGCCTTCGCAGCGCTGATGGGCGCCGTCATGAACCTGAACTTCCTGCTGGCCGGCTCCACCAGCAGCAACCCGGTGCTCTTCACCCTGGAGATCCTCATCCTGTGGGCAGGGGTTGCAGCCGGCTACTACGGCCTGGACTACTTCGTCCGGCCTTTGCTGCAGCCTTACTGGCAGAGGTTGAAGGATCGGCTGGGGGCCAGCACCCAGGCAGCCGCCTGA
- a CDS encoding tyrosine-type recombinase/integrase, with amino-acid sequence MKQLVTWLKEQGVERIGEVDRELLEAYKLELIEASDLEVASVNGHIRALKRLFNVMEEFEIVEKNPARYVRRLREEDVIPQTLSDEECLALLGAFDKRTFEGLRNHMLIVTLLATGMRSGEARQLQVGYLDTRDRIIHVPASITKTRRSRDIPYDGAYAAKISYYLRRRAAWLKQAGWSDSPWLFPSLTRGQALSSSGVYHQVVRPAFAEAGVSVDGRKAGPHLLRHTFAHRYLLASRDIRTLQLILGHRSITTTEIYTRLLSDELQHQYDQVRPLAQLLGQGGR; translated from the coding sequence TTGAAGCAGCTCGTCACCTGGCTCAAGGAGCAGGGGGTCGAGCGCATCGGCGAGGTCGACCGCGAGCTGCTGGAGGCCTACAAGCTCGAACTCATCGAAGCCAGCGACCTTGAGGTGGCCTCCGTGAACGGGCATATCCGGGCGCTCAAGCGACTCTTCAACGTAATGGAGGAGTTCGAGATCGTCGAGAAGAACCCGGCCCGGTACGTCCGGCGGCTCAGGGAGGAAGATGTGATCCCCCAGACCCTCTCGGACGAGGAGTGCCTGGCGCTCCTCGGGGCGTTCGACAAGCGGACCTTCGAGGGCCTGCGCAACCACATGCTCATCGTGACACTGCTGGCCACGGGCATGCGCTCTGGCGAGGCGAGGCAGCTCCAGGTGGGCTACCTGGACACCCGCGACCGGATCATCCATGTGCCCGCGTCGATCACCAAGACTAGGCGCTCCAGGGACATCCCCTACGACGGGGCCTACGCGGCGAAGATCAGCTATTACCTGCGGCGGAGGGCCGCATGGTTGAAACAGGCAGGCTGGTCTGACTCGCCGTGGCTCTTCCCCTCGCTGACCCGTGGGCAGGCGCTCAGCAGCTCCGGGGTCTACCACCAGGTTGTGCGGCCTGCGTTCGCCGAGGCCGGGGTGAGCGTCGACGGGCGCAAGGCGGGACCCCACCTGCTGAGGCACACCTTCGCGCACCGCTACCTCCTCGCCTCCAGGGACATCCGCACGCTCCAGCTCATCCTGGGGCACCGGTCCATCACCACGACGGAGATCTACACCAGGCTCCTGAGCGACGAGCTGCAGCACCAGTACGACCAGGTGCGGCCGCTCGCGCAGCTGCTGGGGCAGGGCGGGAGGTGA
- a CDS encoding GNAT family protein, translating to MIGVAYSVHYWSETTYSLEPGAFSWPFLEERSATLTSAAAATGAEQEQVGEIHATRVDVGLWEDRYADEVRLLDALDFVSQDLARAAVAVLGPESGEPRDEFLTALGPFPAFLFISRFVVRRDLRSQGLGTRFFEAALPVMAADAGLVLLEPLPFADEWGYHPGEAIPEEMVERLRGFYQRQGFRPLGATGLWYRDSI from the coding sequence GTGATCGGCGTGGCGTACTCAGTCCACTACTGGAGCGAGACGACCTACTCCCTTGAGCCGGGCGCGTTCAGCTGGCCGTTCCTCGAGGAGCGGTCTGCGACGCTCACGAGCGCCGCTGCCGCCACTGGTGCCGAGCAAGAGCAGGTGGGGGAAATCCACGCGACGCGCGTTGACGTCGGGCTCTGGGAGGATCGTTATGCCGATGAGGTACGCCTCTTGGATGCGCTGGATTTCGTCAGCCAGGACCTGGCACGGGCCGCGGTCGCCGTGCTCGGCCCAGAGAGCGGCGAGCCACGAGACGAGTTCCTCACGGCCCTCGGCCCATTCCCCGCGTTCCTATTCATCAGCCGTTTCGTCGTCCGCCGGGACCTCAGGTCGCAGGGCCTGGGCACGCGCTTCTTCGAGGCGGCCCTCCCGGTCATGGCAGCCGACGCCGGGCTCGTGCTGCTGGAGCCGCTCCCATTCGCCGATGAGTGGGGCTACCATCCTGGGGAGGCGATACCCGAGGAAATGGTGGAGCGGCTCCGGGGCTTCTACCAGCGGCAGGGGTTTAGGCCGCTTGGAGCGACCGGGCTCTGGTACAGGGACAGCATTTGA
- a CDS encoding helix-turn-helix domain-containing protein, which yields MQELVNANYVCERLSISKAVLSQMIRRGEIACVNIRPGGKRPTYRFPKAWIDRLVDGQLARFGIVPGVEFKSAGEAQ from the coding sequence ATGCAGGAATTGGTCAACGCAAACTACGTCTGTGAACGTCTCAGCATAAGCAAGGCCGTGCTCAGCCAAATGATCCGCCGTGGCGAGATCGCATGTGTCAACATCCGGCCAGGCGGCAAGAGGCCGACCTACCGATTCCCCAAGGCCTGGATCGACCGTCTCGTCGACGGCCAGCTGGCCCGCTTTGGAATCGTTCCTGGAGTCGAATTCAAATCGGCTGGCGAGGCGCAGTGA